DNA from Actinomycetota bacterium:
TCTTGACGTAGTCGGCGTGGCCCGGGCAATCGACGTGAGCGTAGTGACGGTCTTTGGTTTCGTACTCGACGTGGGCGATGGCGATGGTGATGCCCCTCTCCCTCTCCTCGGGAGCGTTGTCGATGGAGTCGAAGGATCTCTCCTCGACGTTCATGCCGGCGCCATGAAGACACTTGGTGATGGCGGCGGTCAGGGTCGTCTTGCCGTGATCGACGTGACCGATGGTTCCGATATTCATGTGCGGCTTTGTTCTTTCAAATTTACCTTTAGCCATTATTCCTCCTTAAAAGGTCTTTGCGCATTAGGGCGCGGTCTAGTCGGGAGACCTATTCTCCCTTTATTTTGCTTATTATCTCTTTTGCAATATTGCCCGGGACCTCTTCGTAGCGCTCAAATTGCATGGTGTAGGTGGCCCGGCCTTGCGTCTTTGATCTCAAATCGGTGGCATAGCCAAACATCTCGCTGAGCGGAACGAACGCCCTTATCACCTGGGAGTTACCTCTGGGTTCAAGCCCCTCTATCCGGCCCCGGCGGCTGTTCAAATCGCCGATGACATCGCCCATATACTCTTCGGGCACAATTACCTCAACCGACATGAGCGGCTCCAGTATTACCGCCGCCGCCTTGGCGTAAGCATTCTTAAAAGCCATCGAGCCGGCTATTTTGAAGGCGATCTCCGAGGAATCGACCGGGTGGAACGAGCCGTCGTGCAAGGTGACCTTGACATCGACAACCGGGTAACCGGCTAGCCCGCCCGTCTCTAGGGCCTCCATTATGCCCTTCTCAACGGCGGGGATATATTCTCTGGGCACAACACCGCCAGTAACCTTATCTATAAATTCAGATCCGGCCCCGGCCTCGTTGGGTTCGATGTCGATCACCACGTGACCAAACTGACCGCGACCTCCCGTCTGACGGATATACTTTCCTTCGATCTCTTTGACCGGTCTTCTTATGGTTTCACGGTAAGCTACCTGTGGTTTGCCGACATTGGCCCCGACCTTGAACTCGCGAAGTAGGCGATCGACGATGACCTCAAGATGCAATTCTCCCATGCCCTCGATGATGGTCTGCCCGGTCTCGGGGTTGCTGCTGACCCGAAAAGTCGGGTCCTCTTTGGCCAACTTCTCCAAGGAAAGACCGAGTTTCTCCTGATCGGCCTTGGTTTTGGGCTCGATGGCGACCGAGATGACCGGTTCAGGAAAGACCATCGACTCCAGGATGATCGGCTTATCTGCAGAGCAGAGGGTATCTCCGGTGGTGGCCGATTTTAAGCCCACGGCGGCCGCTATATCTCCGGCTCCGACTTCAACCAGGTCCTCTCTGTGATTGGCGTGCATTAGAAGGATGCGGCCTATCCGCTCCTTCTTGTCCTTGGTAGAATTTAGAATGTATGAGCCGGCTTCCAACTTTCCGGAGTAGACTCTAAAGAAGGTTAGATTTCCAACGTAGGGATCGTTCATGATCTTGAAGGCCAGGGCCGCAAAGGGCTCGGACTCCTCGGGTCTCCTAACTTCAGCCTGTTCGGTTTCGGGATTTATGCCCTCCACCGGCGGCAGATCCAGAGGTGAAGGCAGGTAATCGACCACCGCGTTCAAGAGCTTCTGAACTCCCTTATTCTTAAAGGATGACCCGCAGATTACCGGGATGACGCTTGCGCTGATGGTGGCCTTCCTTAAGACCCTCTTTGTCTCCTTGGGAGTCACTTGAACCCCTTCGAGATATTTGTTCATGAATTCATCATCTTGATCGGCGATGGCCTCGAGGAGTTTGCCGTGATACTCTTCGGCTTCGGCCATCAACTCGGCCGGTATCTCCCTCTCCTCCATCTTGTTGCCCAGATCGTCCAGATAGAAGGTGGCCTTCATCTCGACCAGATCGATAATACCCTGAAAGTCGGCCTCTTTGCCGATGGGAAGCTGGATGGGAACCGCGTTGGCCCCAAACCTCGTCTTGATGTTGTCGATGACGATGAAGAAGTCGGCCCCGGTCCTATCCATCTTATTAATATAGGCGATGCGGGGAACGCGGTACTTGTCGGCTTGGCGCCATACCGTCTCCGATTGAGGCTCAACGCCTCCGACCGCACAAAAGGTTGCGATCGCTCCATCCAAGACGCGAAGGGAACGTTCGACCTCTACGGTGAAGTCCACGTGTCCGGGAGTGTCTATAATATTAATTCTATGATCGTTCCAGAAAGATGTTGTAGCTGCGGAGGTGATGGTGATCCCCCGCTCCTGCTCTTGGACCATCCAATCCATGACGGCCGAGCCCTCGTGGACTTCGCCCATGCGGTGGACCTTGCCGGTGTAATAGAGAATACGCTCGGTGGTGGTCGTCTTGCCGGCGTCTATGTGGGCCATGATCCCTATGTTCCTAACTCTCTCTAATGGTATCTTCTTCATATCTTAATTATTATCCCCAAAATATTGACTATTTTACCAGCGATAATGGGCGAAGGCGCGGTTTGCCTCGGCCATCTTGCGCAAGTCTTCCTTCTTCTTGATCGATGAGCCGACCCCATTTGCGGCATCCATCAGTTCCCCTGCTAAGCGCTCGCACATCCTCTTTTCGGAGCGGGCTTTGGAAAAACCGGTCAGCCAGCGCAGGGCCAGGGTAATCGATCTTCTCTGAGGAACCTCTACTGGAACCTGGTAATTGGCTCCACCGACTCTTCTAGAGCGAACCTCTAAAACCGGCTTCACATTGTCTACGGCCTTCCTTAAGACATCGGCCGGGTAACTTCCCGTCTTCTTTTGGATGATATCGAAAGCCTCATATACCAGGCTTTCGGCCAGTCCCTTTTTGCCGTCTTGAAGGATGTTGTTGATGAGTTGGGCCACCAATGCATCATTGTATATCGGATCCTTGGTCAATATTCTCTTTTGAACTGGGCCCTTTCTTGGCATTTCTCTCCTTCGTCTGCTTAACTAAACGGCTATATTACTTGGGGGTTTTGGCCCCGTACTTGGAACGAGCTTGCTTACGATTAGCCACCCCGGTCGTATCGAGGGCGGCCCTGATTATCTTATAGCGCACGCCCGGAAGATCCTTGACGCGGCCCCCCCTGATCAGGACGACCGAGTGTTCTTGCAGGTTGTGTCCAATGCCCGGTATGTAGGCGGTTACCTCCATGCCGTGGGTCAGTCTTACTCTGGCCACCTTGCGCAAGGCCGAGTTCGGCTTCTTGGGAGTGGTGGTATAGACGCGGGTGCAGACCCCCCTCTTCTGCGGACACCCATTCAAAGCTGGGGTGCTCTTCTTCTTCTCTATGCTCTTTCTGCTCTTTCTAACCAACTGATTAACTGTGGGCATTATTCTCCTTCAAAGCCTTTACATGCTCATTTTATCTCTTGGGCACAGCGATAAAAGATAACACTGTTAAGCCTCGATGTCAACTTCTTGATCCTTATTTTCTAAAGAAATTTCACTCTCTCCGGGACGTTCGGTCACCAAGGGATCGACGAGTTCGATATCGATATTCCTATAGCGATTCATGCCGGTAGCAGCCGGGATGAGCTTGCCGATTACCACGTTCTCTTTGAGACCGAGGAGCGGGTCGACCTTGCCGGCTATGGCGGCTTCCGTTAAGACCCTCGTCGTCTCCTGGAAAGAGGCGGCGGACAAGAAACTATCTGTGGCGAGTGATGCCTTGGTTATGCCGAGCAGGACCTGTTTGGCCGTGGCCCCCTTGCCGCCCGCCTCCTCGACGCGCGCGTTCTCCTCATCGAACTTGGTTTGATCGACCAATTGGCTGGTCAGAAAATCGGTATCGTTGGGCCTGACTATCTGGAGTTTGCGAAGCATCTGTCTTGCAATGACTTCGATGTGCTTGTCGTGAATATCGACACCCTGGGAGCGGTAGACCTCTTGGACCTGCTCGACCAGAAAGAGTTGGACCGCCTGCTTACCCTTAATGCTCAAGATATCGTGAGGATTCAAGGATCCTTCAGTGAGCTGATCCCCGGCTTTGACCTGGTCGCCGTCTGATACCTTAAGACGCGACCTTCTGGAGACCTGATAGGCCTTCTCTTTACCGTCGCTTGCCGTTATGGTGATCTTCCTGTGCTTGTCGGTCTCCTTGACGCTGACTGCTCCGTCTATCTCGGCGATTTGTGATTGACCCTT
Protein-coding regions in this window:
- a CDS encoding GTP-binding protein, with protein sequence MAKGKFERTKPHMNIGTIGHVDHGKTTLTAAITKCLHGAGMNVEERSFDSIDNAPEERERGITIAIAHVEYETKDRHYAHVDCPGHADYVK
- the rpsG gene encoding 30S ribosomal protein S7 yields the protein MPRKGPVQKRILTKDPIYNDALVAQLINNILQDGKKGLAESLVYEAFDIIQKKTGSYPADVLRKAVDNVKPVLEVRSRRVGGANYQVPVEVPQRRSITLALRWLTGFSKARSEKRMCERLAGELMDAANGVGSSIKKKEDLRKMAEANRAFAHYRW
- the rpsL gene encoding 30S ribosomal protein S12, with translation MPTVNQLVRKSRKSIEKKKSTPALNGCPQKRGVCTRVYTTTPKKPNSALRKVARVRLTHGMEVTAYIPGIGHNLQEHSVVLIRGGRVKDLPGVRYKIIRAALDTTGVANRKQARSKYGAKTPK
- the fusA gene encoding elongation factor G produces the protein MKKIPLERVRNIGIMAHIDAGKTTTTERILYYTGKVHRMGEVHEGSAVMDWMVQEQERGITITSAATTSFWNDHRINIIDTPGHVDFTVEVERSLRVLDGAIATFCAVGGVEPQSETVWRQADKYRVPRIAYINKMDRTGADFFIVIDNIKTRFGANAVPIQLPIGKEADFQGIIDLVEMKATFYLDDLGNKMEEREIPAELMAEAEEYHGKLLEAIADQDDEFMNKYLEGVQVTPKETKRVLRKATISASVIPVICGSSFKNKGVQKLLNAVVDYLPSPLDLPPVEGINPETEQAEVRRPEESEPFAALAFKIMNDPYVGNLTFFRVYSGKLEAGSYILNSTKDKKERIGRILLMHANHREDLVEVGAGDIAAAVGLKSATTGDTLCSADKPIILESMVFPEPVISVAIEPKTKADQEKLGLSLEKLAKEDPTFRVSSNPETGQTIIEGMGELHLEVIVDRLLREFKVGANVGKPQVAYRETIRRPVKEIEGKYIRQTGGRGQFGHVVIDIEPNEAGAGSEFIDKVTGGVVPREYIPAVEKGIMEALETGGLAGYPVVDVKVTLHDGSFHPVDSSEIAFKIAGSMAFKNAYAKAAAVILEPLMSVEVIVPEEYMGDVIGDLNSRRGRIEGLEPRGNSQVIRAFVPLSEMFGYATDLRSKTQGRATYTMQFERYEEVPGNIAKEIISKIKGE